The genomic region GCAGGGCATAGAGGTTGCCGGGCACCTGCACCAGCGGGCCAACGGTGCCCATGACCGCAGCGACCATCGTCTGAACCGATGCGATGGCGTCGGTGATAGGAGTCGGTGAGGTCTGCAGGGCCAGTACCGCTCCAGGTACCGAGTAGACGATGCCTGCCCACGTATTGAGCGCATTGGACACCGGCTGCAGGGCCGAAGTCATGGGATCCATCGGTTCTGCGGGCGGCACCGTGGTCTGCGGCGCCGGCGGCACGGCGCCCGACTGGCCGGATGCCGCCGACGAATCGGATAACGCCGGAACACCTGCGGGGACGGTGGGCGCCGGGACGGTCACGCCCGCTCCGGTCACGCCGGCTCCGGTCTCGACGGCACCCGCGTCGGCGACGGCGGTCTCCGACTCGCTCCCGAGAGCCGTTGCGGATTCGCCTTCGCGTGTGGCTTCCGAGCCGGAGCCCTCCGACTCGTTGTCACCGGCGGCGCCGGTCCCCACTTCTTCACCCGCGTCTGTGAGCGTGGTGGGAGTGGTCTGGGTGGTGGTCGTCTGGGTGGCAGTCGTCTGGGTGGTGGTCGTCTGGGTGGCAGTCGACCCCTGCGCCACGGCTGCCGCGGGTCCGGCGTCGTCATCGATCGAGGAGGCGTTCGATTGCTCGCCCGCAACCCCTGCGGCTGCGCCGGTCGAGGTGCCGGCGGCCTGGCTGGTTCCCCCTGCTCCCTGGCCTGTACCGGACGAGTCACCGGCGCCGGAGTCGGCACCGGCGATCGCCCCGCCCGCACCGAACAGCAGTCCGGCGGCGACCACACAGATGCCCGCCGCGATGCGCAGATGTGGCGTGGGGATGGTCGCCTCCGTCCAGCAGGACCCGTCGCAGAGTGTTTTCGCAAGGATTATTGACAGTCATTGTTGCATATGAAGTGCCCGGCGAACCTTCGAAATCGTCATTTACCTGCCGCTCGACCGCCTCCGAGCAACCTCGAAATCCACGGCGGCTGCAATACGCCGTATTCCGGCGGCGACACGACGGCGGGCGGTCCCCACAATTTGTTCGCGAAGCAGCAGCGATTAAGCGGAAAGTCTAAACAGCACGGCCGGGGGTGTGCGCTGACAGACTGACACGAAACCGAGGACGACCGGCGCATTCAGTGTTCACGGACATGGCAGGCGAAAGGCAGGAAATGACGATCAGCGCTGACAACGTCGCCGACGTTGCCGACAGCGGAGATATCCGATACGACCCGTATGGCGTCGAACTGAATACCGACCCGGATCCGATGTTCGCGCGCATTCGGGAGAACGCGCCCCTGGCCTACAACGCAGAACACGGCTTATTCGCGTTGTCCCGGTATGACGACGTGGACGCTGCGCTCCTGGATCACGACACGTTCAGCTCAGCCCGCGGGGCGGGTGTGGAGATCATCACATCCAAGATGGACATTTCGCCCGGCACGGTGATCTTCGAAGATCCGCCCATCCACCGCAAACTCCTGTCCCGAATCTTCACGCCCAGGAAGGTGGCCGCCCTCGAGCCGAAGGTTCGCGAGTTCACGGCCCGTTGTCTGGATCCCCTGGTGGGCACCGGCCGGTTCGACTTCGTCAAGGACCTCGGCGCCCAGCTGTCGATGCGCGTCATCGGCATTTGCTCGGTATCCCGGAGGCGGACCAACAGCACGTCATCGACCACGGCACGGTGCGTACCGAGCGGGACCGTGCGCGGCTGGGAGTCGATGCCGGCCGTCATCCCTTGACCCCGTCCGCGCCTTCAACCGACGAGCATTCGCCCGCCTCGCGCGGACCCGAGTTTCCCAGCAGCACGACATAGAGGAGATGAGCATGCCCGATTACGACTACGAAGAGATGAAAAAAGAAGCCGCGCAATTCATCCGGTTCGAGAAGGACAGGAAGAACCGCATCGCCTACATCACCTTCGACCGTCCCGACGCGCAGAATTCGACGACGCTGGGTATGCGGCAGCTCTACGCCGACCTGATCCACAAATGCAATGTCGACGACGACGTCAAGGTGGTCGTCATCCGCGGCGAGGGTGAGGACTTCGGCAGCGGCGGAGATCTGCCCGAGCAGCGCGGCATGCTGGAGAACCCGGGCATGCCCCTGCTGCATGAACTGGCGATCAACGACGACGACGTGACGTATCCGCCCGGTGGCTCCTACCGCTATCTGTCGACGGTGACCGACTTCTACGCCAAAGCGCGGGCGGGCAACCGGCCGCTGCAGGAACTGCGAAAGATCAGCATCATCGAGGCCAAGGGCTACTGCTACGGCTGGCACTTCTATCAGGCCGGCGACGCCGATCTGGTGGTCTCC from Mycobacterium sp. IDR2000157661 harbors:
- a CDS encoding enoyl-CoA hydratase/isomerase family protein; translated protein: MPDYDYEEMKKEAAQFIRFEKDRKNRIAYITFDRPDAQNSTTLGMRQLYADLIHKCNVDDDVKVVVIRGEGEDFGSGGDLPEQRGMLENPGMPLLHELAINDDDVTYPPGGSYRYLSTVTDFYAKARAGNRPLQELRKISIIEAKGYCYGWHFYQAGDADLVVSSDDALFGHPAFRYVGWGPRLWWWAETMGLRKFSEMLFTGRPFSAKEMYDCGFLNSVVSRDKLEAETEKYALACSKSRPTDTVAVQKTFLELYKQHKGEYFGSLLTGMVEGMLPMIQNDQQNDVDLTEGTFEKGLNNVVKDNDMNFPPEWRLSRSGRSKP